The following are encoded in a window of Solibacillus sp. FSL R7-0668 genomic DNA:
- a CDS encoding YpzG family protein, whose product MSRPEELDPKSRKIHRNWTRIKHAKSQVNGETEITLHNRILRSEAKARQF is encoded by the coding sequence ATGAGTAGGCCTGAAGAGTTAGACCCAAAATCTCGAAAAATCCACCGAAACTGGACAAGGATTAAGCACGCTAAATCTCAAGTTAATGGTGAAACAGAAATTACTCTGCATAACCGTATTTTGAGAAGCGAAGCGAAAGCCCGACAGTTTTAG
- the mutY gene encoding A/G-specific adenine glycosylase, giving the protein MNYQYKLEFQQALVEWFKKEHRDLPWRHTKDPYKIWVSEVMLQQTRVDTVIPYYNRFMDKYPTSESLAYAPEEELLKMWEGLGYYSRVRNLQAGVREVVETYGSKVPDNRHDISKLKGVGPYTAGAILSIAYGKPEHAVDGNVMRVLSRVLNIDADIALPKTKKIFEEAVMALIDPENTSAFNQGLMELGALICTPTSPKCLLCPVRDYCTAFHEGDPAALPVKSKKVKTKTIDFDVLVIRDAEGRFLLEKREETGLLANMWQFVMIEREQGKNSYEKAQQQYDLLLDDALTVPILNFKHVFSHLKWVIDSYLVDCLQGPKQLPANMAFFTKEQIEQLPMPVPMLKIWDKIK; this is encoded by the coding sequence GTGAACTATCAATATAAGTTAGAATTTCAACAAGCATTAGTCGAATGGTTTAAGAAAGAGCATCGTGATTTGCCATGGCGCCATACGAAAGATCCCTATAAAATTTGGGTTTCTGAGGTGATGTTGCAACAAACGCGAGTAGATACTGTAATTCCTTATTACAACCGCTTTATGGACAAGTACCCAACATCTGAAAGTTTGGCCTATGCACCTGAAGAAGAGCTATTAAAAATGTGGGAAGGTCTTGGCTATTATTCCCGCGTACGCAACTTACAAGCAGGAGTAAGGGAAGTTGTTGAAACCTATGGAAGTAAGGTGCCAGATAATCGCCACGATATTTCGAAGTTAAAAGGAGTCGGTCCCTATACAGCGGGAGCAATCTTAAGTATAGCCTACGGAAAGCCTGAGCATGCAGTAGATGGCAATGTTATGCGTGTGTTAAGTCGAGTGCTAAACATAGACGCAGATATCGCACTGCCAAAAACAAAAAAGATTTTTGAAGAGGCTGTGATGGCATTAATAGACCCTGAAAATACATCGGCATTCAATCAAGGATTAATGGAGCTTGGCGCACTAATTTGTACACCGACTTCCCCGAAATGCTTGCTCTGTCCTGTGCGTGACTATTGTACAGCATTTCATGAGGGAGACCCTGCAGCGTTGCCAGTAAAATCGAAAAAAGTAAAAACGAAAACAATCGATTTTGATGTATTGGTCATTCGAGATGCAGAGGGACGTTTTTTATTAGAAAAACGCGAAGAAACAGGCTTACTAGCAAATATGTGGCAATTTGTCATGATTGAACGCGAACAGGGCAAAAATTCATACGAAAAAGCACAGCAACAGTATGATCTTCTATTAGATGATGCACTGACTGTACCGATTCTTAATTTTAAGCATGTTTTTTCTCACTTGAAATGGGTGATTGACAGCTATTTAGTCGATTGCTTGCAGGGACCAAAACAGCTACCGGCAAACATGGCGTTTTTTACAAAAGAGCAAATTGAACAATTGCCGATGCCAGTCCCGATGCTAAAAATTTGGGATAAAATCAAATAG